A window of Novosphingobium terrae contains these coding sequences:
- a CDS encoding cupin domain-containing protein, whose amino-acid sequence MSILATQGELRVKLVDKPWGRTDLPPPFTAPDGRQIGEIWFEPPPALPELLVKYIFTSDKLSVQVHPSDTQTLERGLGKQGKEECWFVIAAEPGGQLGIGFREPISHEAMQPLWTAASRKSWSGTM is encoded by the coding sequence ATGAGCATCTTAGCGACACAGGGCGAACTGCGCGTCAAGCTGGTGGACAAGCCCTGGGGGCGCACCGATCTGCCCCCGCCTTTCACCGCGCCTGATGGTCGCCAGATTGGTGAAATCTGGTTCGAGCCGCCCCCGGCTTTGCCCGAGCTGCTGGTGAAATACATCTTCACCAGCGACAAGCTTTCCGTGCAGGTCCACCCCAGCGACACGCAAACGCTGGAGCGCGGTCTGGGCAAGCAGGGCAAGGAGGAATGCTGGTTCGTGATCGCCGCCGAGCCCGGTGGCCAGCTGGGCATCGGCTTTCGCGAGCCCATCAGCCATGAGGCGATGCAGCCGCTCTGGACGGCAGCATCGAGGAAAAGCTGGTCTGGCACGATGTGA
- a CDS encoding mannose-1-phosphate guanylyltransferase: MEMITPVVLCGGSGTRLWPRSRAAKPKPFLPLVGDRTLFEAALHRAADREIFAAPIIVTGKAHLEHVESQLALAPDAGVVVEPAARNTAAAIALAALRVPEDSVMLVCPSDHHIGNPEAFVETARRAEALATQGWLVAFGIAATAPETGFGYVKQGEGIVGTGGYKVDRFVEKPDLERAMQFLSEGTYSWNGGIFAFRAGDYLRELEAHRPDIAQAVRAAVAQGHEDGRRFHPDAELFAQVPSESIDYAVMEKTQRAAVVPAAMAWSDIGNWHALWEARDRDAAGNSVIGKAELVGCRNVLVESDGAHVSVIGLEDAIVVVDGPDVMITSVAGVQKVGKLYGAANQAA, from the coding sequence ATTGAGATGATTACCCCAGTGGTTCTGTGCGGAGGAAGCGGGACGCGGTTGTGGCCGCGCAGTCGGGCAGCCAAGCCCAAGCCTTTCCTGCCGCTGGTGGGGGACCGCACCCTGTTTGAAGCTGCGCTGCACCGCGCCGCCGACCGCGAGATTTTCGCCGCGCCGATCATCGTGACCGGCAAGGCGCATCTGGAGCATGTGGAAAGCCAGCTGGCTCTGGCGCCCGATGCCGGCGTGGTGGTGGAGCCTGCCGCGCGCAACACGGCTGCGGCCATCGCTCTGGCCGCGTTGCGTGTGCCTGAGGACAGCGTGATGCTGGTCTGCCCCAGCGACCACCATATCGGCAATCCCGAAGCTTTCGTGGAAACCGCTCGCCGCGCCGAGGCGCTTGCCACACAGGGCTGGCTGGTGGCCTTCGGCATTGCGGCCACGGCGCCGGAAACCGGCTTTGGCTATGTGAAGCAGGGCGAAGGGATCGTGGGCACGGGCGGCTACAAGGTTGATCGTTTCGTGGAAAAGCCCGATCTGGAACGCGCCATGCAGTTCCTGAGCGAAGGCACCTACAGCTGGAACGGTGGCATCTTCGCCTTCCGCGCCGGTGACTATCTGCGCGAGCTGGAAGCCCATCGGCCCGATATTGCGCAGGCCGTGCGCGCCGCCGTGGCGCAAGGCCATGAGGATGGCCGCCGCTTCCACCCGGATGCGGAGCTTTTCGCGCAGGTGCCCAGCGAATCAATTGATTACGCGGTGATGGAAAAGACCCAGCGCGCCGCCGTCGTCCCCGCCGCCATGGCCTGGAGCGACATCGGCAACTGGCATGCCTTGTGGGAAGCGCGTGATCGTGACGCGGCGGGCAACAGCGTGATCGGCAAGGCGGAACTCGTGGGATGCCGCAACGTTCTGGTTGAGAGTGATGGCGCGCATGTTTCGGTCATCGGGCTGGAGGATGCGATCGTCGTGGTCGATGGGCCCGATGTGATGATCACCTCGGTGGCCGGCGTGCAGAAGGTCGGCAAGCTGTATGGCGCGGCCAATCAGGCGGCATGA